The following are encoded together in the Proteiniphilum saccharofermentans genome:
- a CDS encoding SusC/RagA family TonB-linked outer membrane protein: MLYNYYVTADGGDMSAADAHSLANSHLINSSSGVGPGYMVYSVPNGEDFIQQGGVMNPNATMGTLYTYNNQKFWLQADDWEKEGLQNGFRQEYNVSVSGTSNRVNYYTSLGYLSQEGIQEGSSQDRLTARVKLDYQAKKWMRVGANFNYTKYKYGQTSEGTIGTGTIWSTIKTLAPVYPVYYRDENKNIMIDQWGEKMYDFARNYDLSRAGGVGGNAIFSNKYRNDETNGNSNTASGFVDFLLTDDLTFTMNANSYIYDRRSTYVTSPFVDYYTDSSNNGYLSKGSYRTSSYNMQQLLNYMKQFDKHEITTLLGHEYYNYKYESLSASGYNFGIDGVYELSAMLNKYSNPYSYSSAYNNEGYFFRGMYNYDQKYYASVSYRRDASSRFSKKHRWGNFWSLGGAWIVSKEDFFNSTKINSLKLKLSVGSQGNDNIGNYLYANSYNIVNNDNEVAYQWRQKGSETITWETNTNWNTGVEFELFNRRLNGSIDYFYRKTTDMLFSLNTPPSIGYTSYVTNMGDMRNSGVEFDLQGVLIDNKDLQWSVNFNISHVKNKVLSLPEAIKSMNVEGYNGYVNLDISFVSKYKYFVGEGLSLYTWYLPKYAGLDTETGESLYYKDIVDEEGNVTGQETTKDVNQATDYLIGDALPSFYGGLGTTLRYRGFDFSINTNFQLGGKAYDYTYQTLMHTGGTTATTWHLDILKAWTPANTNTDIPRLLYSEKYSQNPRSDRFITSASYLNIQNINLGYTLPSYLTRKFDIENIRIYFSGENLFYLSSRQGFDPRYTLKGYSNPELYSPIRTLSGGISLIF, encoded by the coding sequence ATGTTATATAACTATTATGTAACAGCCGATGGAGGTGATATGTCCGCCGCTGATGCGCATTCCTTGGCAAATAGCCATTTGATCAATTCATCCAGCGGTGTTGGCCCGGGTTATATGGTTTATTCGGTTCCAAATGGAGAGGATTTTATTCAGCAAGGTGGAGTGATGAATCCCAATGCTACTATGGGAACTCTCTATACCTACAACAACCAAAAATTCTGGTTACAAGCCGACGATTGGGAGAAAGAAGGTTTACAGAATGGATTCCGTCAGGAATATAATGTATCAGTCTCAGGAACATCCAATCGTGTCAATTACTATACGTCATTGGGCTACCTCAGTCAGGAAGGAATTCAAGAGGGGTCATCCCAAGATCGATTGACAGCGCGCGTGAAACTGGATTATCAGGCAAAAAAGTGGATGAGAGTCGGAGCGAACTTTAATTACACCAAATATAAATACGGTCAAACATCCGAAGGCACTATCGGTACCGGAACCATCTGGAGTACAATAAAAACTTTAGCGCCTGTTTATCCGGTCTACTACCGTGATGAAAACAAAAATATTATGATCGACCAATGGGGTGAGAAGATGTATGATTTCGCAAGAAACTATGATTTGAGCCGTGCAGGCGGTGTCGGAGGCAATGCTATTTTCAGCAACAAATACAGAAATGATGAGACAAACGGCAATTCAAATACGGCTAGTGGCTTCGTAGATTTCTTATTAACAGACGATTTGACTTTCACAATGAATGCCAATAGCTATATTTATGACCGTCGGAGCACTTATGTAACTAGTCCTTTCGTAGATTACTATACCGACTCTTCCAATAACGGTTACCTATCCAAAGGTTCATATCGTACCTCTTCATATAATATGCAACAACTTTTAAACTATATGAAGCAGTTCGATAAACATGAAATAACGACTCTTCTCGGTCATGAATACTATAACTATAAATATGAGTCTCTAAGCGCTTCCGGATATAATTTTGGCATTGACGGCGTCTATGAGCTCTCTGCTATGCTGAATAAATATTCTAATCCATATTCATATTCTTCGGCATACAATAATGAAGGTTACTTCTTCCGAGGAATGTATAACTACGATCAAAAATATTACGCTTCCGTATCTTATCGCCGGGACGCCTCTTCCCGATTCTCCAAAAAGCATCGTTGGGGTAATTTCTGGTCACTCGGCGGTGCCTGGATTGTTTCCAAGGAAGATTTTTTTAATTCGACTAAGATCAACTCTTTAAAACTCAAACTATCCGTAGGCTCCCAGGGGAACGATAATATCGGAAATTATCTTTATGCCAATTCCTACAATATTGTCAATAATGATAACGAAGTAGCTTACCAGTGGCGTCAGAAAGGCTCTGAGACAATTACATGGGAAACCAATACCAACTGGAATACCGGAGTGGAATTTGAACTTTTTAATCGTCGCCTGAATGGTAGTATTGACTATTTTTACCGGAAAACCACCGATATGCTTTTTTCCTTAAATACTCCACCTTCTATTGGTTACACCAGTTATGTGACTAATATGGGAGACATGCGTAACTCGGGGGTTGAATTTGATTTACAAGGTGTATTGATAGATAATAAAGACCTCCAATGGAGTGTCAATTTCAATATTTCTCATGTAAAAAACAAGGTATTAAGTCTTCCCGAAGCGATCAAGTCCATGAATGTGGAAGGATATAATGGATATGTAAATCTCGATATTTCATTCGTATCTAAATACAAATATTTTGTAGGTGAAGGTCTTTCTCTGTATACATGGTATTTGCCTAAGTATGCCGGCCTGGACACTGAGACGGGGGAATCCCTCTATTACAAGGATATTGTGGATGAAGAAGGCAATGTTACGGGTCAGGAGACAACCAAAGACGTCAACCAGGCTACTGATTATTTGATAGGTGACGCACTTCCATCCTTTTATGGCGGTTTGGGTACCACGCTCAGGTATCGCGGCTTTGATTTTTCGATCAACACCAATTTTCAGCTAGGAGGGAAAGCATACGACTATACCTACCAAACATTGATGCACACTGGTGGAACTACAGCGACTACCTGGCATCTTGACATACTTAAAGCTTGGACTCCTGCTAACACAAATACAGATATTCCACGTTTACTATACTCCGAGAAGTATTCTCAAAATCCTCGTTCCGACCGCTTTATCACCAGCGCAAGTTATCTGAACATACAGAATATCAATCTGGGATATACATTACCATCTTATCTCACCCGCAAATTTGATATTGAAAATATCCGTATCTATTTCTCCGGTGAGAATCTTTTTTATCTCTCCTCACGTCAGGGGTTTGATCCTCGTTATACGTTGAAAGGGTATTCTAATCCGGAACTGTACTCCCCAATACGTACGCTTTCGGGTGGTATTTCGTTGATATTCTAA
- a CDS encoding IS30 family transposase encodes MKKYKQLTSEQRYAIYLGLENGDTQRTIASLIGVSPSAVSRELQRNKDKRGGYSWRLAHEMAMERRERLPGNRATPEWIKQKVIRLVRKDWSPGQISGHLRKKENIRVSHETIYKWIREDKKAGGDLYKHCRHRLKHRKRPVGSVRGIPNRRSIRERPVEADGKRFGDFEMDTMIGADQSEAILTVTERKTNLVMIGELPRGRDSKGLAKVLCRMLLPYKDVIRTITTDNGLEFAAHERITEMLEAPVYFTDPYSAWQKGSIENANKLIRQYIPKGASFKDYPPDRLKRIQHRLNERPRKKLDFNTPKVEFYKQLM; translated from the coding sequence ATGAAAAAATACAAACAGTTAACTTCAGAACAAAGGTACGCGATTTATTTAGGTTTAGAAAACGGTGACACCCAGCGGACGATCGCGAGCTTGATAGGTGTCAGTCCTTCAGCGGTGTCCAGGGAGTTGCAGCGCAACAAGGACAAGCGCGGGGGCTACTCGTGGCGACTGGCCCACGAGATGGCGATGGAGAGAAGGGAACGCCTGCCCGGCAACCGGGCCACCCCGGAATGGATCAAACAAAAGGTGATCCGGCTCGTGCGCAAGGACTGGTCGCCCGGGCAAATCAGCGGACACCTGAGAAAGAAGGAGAATATCCGGGTCTCCCACGAGACCATCTACAAGTGGATCCGGGAGGACAAGAAGGCCGGGGGCGACCTTTACAAGCATTGCCGTCACAGGCTCAAGCACCGCAAGAGACCGGTGGGCTCCGTTAGAGGCATCCCCAACCGCAGGAGCATCCGGGAAAGGCCCGTGGAGGCCGACGGGAAGCGCTTCGGCGACTTCGAGATGGACACGATGATAGGGGCCGACCAGTCGGAGGCGATACTGACGGTGACGGAAAGGAAGACGAACCTCGTGATGATCGGGGAACTGCCCCGCGGAAGGGACTCGAAAGGGTTGGCCAAGGTGCTGTGCCGCATGTTGCTACCCTACAAGGACGTGATAAGGACGATCACCACGGACAACGGCTTGGAGTTCGCGGCGCACGAACGGATCACGGAGATGCTGGAAGCCCCGGTGTACTTCACCGACCCCTATTCGGCATGGCAAAAAGGATCGATCGAAAACGCGAACAAGCTCATCCGGCAATACATCCCCAAGGGGGCGTCCTTCAAGGACTATCCACCCGACAGATTGAAGCGGATACAGCACAGGCTGAATGAAAGACCGAGGAAAAAATTGGACTTTAACACACCCAAAGTTGAGTTTTACAAACAATTAATGTAA
- a CDS encoding glucosamine-6-phosphate deaminase: MRLDLSSYITLDRIPQRYYRPENDFEEYTLSRFEKIPVHIYEKSDRAARKIAANIAKLMLKHQKEGKKFILGVSGGSSPIQVYEELIRMHKEEGVSFSNLVVFNIYEFYPVTEPALTNLQFIKDSFLNHIDIDPDNIYSIDADIEKDLIAEKCEEYEEALHQLGGLDYLLLGLGSKGNIGFNMPGSNLHSQTRLVVLDGDSRRDIASSYESLDKVPVSAITMGIADMMRAKRITLIAWGEQKAESIKQMVEGSVTESAPASVLQTHPDADVYIDLAAASNLTRISQPWLVTNCEWTSKLIRRAIVWLCGIVNKPILKLTNKDYNDYGLSELITLYGSAYNVNIKIFNDLQHTITGWPGGKPNADDSNRPERAKPYPKRVIIFSPHPDDDVISMGGTFQRLVNQGHDVHVAYQTSGNIAVGDEEVIRYLSVFKHLIREYDPDNKAALDKLSSILHHLFHEKGSDDVDIPEVRFLKGRIRREEARSADRYVGLPHSHVHFLDLPFYETGKVKKDPISEKDVVIVKNFIESIKPHQIYVAGDLADPHGTHKVCLDAILAAIDLMKDDDWFKDCRIWMYRGAWKEWEIDHIEMAVPISPEELRQKRNAILRHQSQMESAPFLGDDERLFWQRSEERNRATANMYDKLGLASYEAIEAFVEYKPLRDNIEG; the protein is encoded by the coding sequence ATGCGATTAGATTTAAGCTCTTACATCACACTTGATCGAATACCTCAAAGGTATTACAGGCCTGAAAACGATTTTGAAGAATATACGCTCAGCCGCTTCGAAAAGATTCCGGTTCACATCTATGAAAAGTCGGATCGTGCAGCAAGAAAAATTGCAGCCAATATTGCGAAGCTGATGCTAAAACATCAGAAAGAGGGTAAGAAGTTTATCCTTGGCGTATCGGGTGGATCTTCTCCCATCCAGGTGTATGAGGAACTGATCAGGATGCACAAGGAGGAGGGTGTCAGTTTCAGTAATCTGGTCGTATTCAATATCTACGAGTTCTATCCGGTTACCGAACCCGCCCTGACCAATCTGCAGTTCATCAAGGATAGCTTCCTGAATCACATCGATATTGATCCCGACAACATCTACTCGATTGATGCCGATATCGAGAAGGATCTTATCGCTGAAAAATGTGAGGAGTATGAAGAGGCGCTGCATCAATTGGGAGGGTTGGACTACCTGCTGCTGGGACTGGGCAGCAAGGGAAATATCGGCTTTAACATGCCGGGGAGCAACCTTCACTCACAGACGCGCCTTGTGGTGCTCGACGGAGATTCACGCCGCGATATTGCATCCAGCTATGAATCGCTGGACAAGGTGCCTGTCAGTGCCATCACCATGGGTATAGCCGACATGATGCGTGCAAAACGGATCACACTAATTGCATGGGGCGAACAGAAGGCCGAAAGCATCAAGCAGATGGTAGAAGGAAGCGTCACTGAATCGGCTCCCGCATCGGTACTGCAGACACATCCCGATGCAGATGTCTATATCGACCTGGCAGCCGCAAGCAACCTGACGCGCATCAGCCAACCCTGGCTCGTCACCAACTGTGAATGGACCAGCAAGCTTATCCGCAGGGCAATCGTCTGGTTGTGCGGCATTGTGAACAAGCCTATACTGAAACTGACCAACAAGGACTACAACGATTACGGACTGAGCGAGCTCATTACCCTTTACGGTTCAGCATATAATGTCAATATCAAGATTTTCAACGACCTACAGCACACCATCACCGGATGGCCAGGCGGGAAACCAAATGCCGACGACTCCAACCGTCCCGAAAGGGCAAAACCCTATCCCAAGCGTGTAATCATCTTCAGCCCCCACCCCGACGACGACGTGATCTCCATGGGTGGCACCTTCCAACGCCTGGTGAACCAGGGACACGATGTGCATGTAGCCTATCAGACTTCAGGTAATATTGCCGTGGGCGACGAGGAGGTGATCCGTTACCTGTCGGTATTCAAACACCTCATCAGGGAGTACGACCCTGACAACAAGGCCGCCCTGGATAAATTATCCAGCATACTGCATCACCTTTTCCATGAAAAGGGTTCGGACGATGTGGATATTCCTGAAGTTCGATTCCTGAAGGGACGGATCCGCAGGGAAGAGGCCCGTTCGGCCGACAGATATGTGGGGCTGCCTCACAGCCATGTCCACTTCCTCGACCTGCCGTTCTACGAAACCGGAAAGGTGAAGAAAGATCCCATCTCGGAGAAGGATGTGGTGATTGTCAAGAACTTCATTGAAAGCATCAAACCCCACCAGATATACGTTGCTGGCGACCTCGCCGATCCGCACGGGACCCACAAAGTGTGTCTCGATGCCATCCTGGCCGCAATAGACCTGATGAAAGATGACGACTGGTTCAAGGATTGCCGTATCTGGATGTACCGTGGTGCCTGGAAGGAATGGGAAATCGACCACATCGAAATGGCTGTACCGATCTCTCCCGAAGAGCTTCGTCAAAAGAGAAACGCCATCCTGCGTCACCAGTCACAAATGGAGAGCGCACCTTTCCTCGGTGATGATGAGCGGTTATTCTGGCAACGTTCCGAAGAGCGCAACCGGGCCACGGCCAACATGTACGACAAACTGGGACTGGCTTCATACGAAGCGATTGAGGCATTTGTAGAATACAAGCCATTACGCGACAACATCGAAGGGTAA
- a CDS encoding response regulator — protein MITVHIVDDHKILVEGLKKLIDSSGFATTVDLSYTGAECLWKLGFNQPQVLLLDINLPDCSGIELCKTIKNRFPGVKIVALTSYSEYTIVRQMLENGASGYVIKNAMPEEILLGIQTVADDKTFLCEEIDCLMSKRSLEQIWLTPRERALLRLIVDGYTNPEIAEKMFLSVETINNYRKKLLCKLNARNTAVLVRVALERKLV, from the coding sequence ATGATAACCGTTCATATCGTTGATGACCACAAGATCCTGGTGGAAGGATTGAAAAAACTGATCGACAGTTCCGGCTTTGCCACTACTGTTGATCTGAGTTATACCGGAGCTGAATGCCTCTGGAAACTGGGATTTAACCAGCCTCAGGTGCTCCTGCTCGATATCAATCTGCCCGATTGTAGTGGCATTGAACTCTGCAAAACGATAAAAAACAGATTCCCGGGGGTGAAGATAGTGGCACTTACCAGTTATTCCGAATACACCATTGTGAGGCAGATGCTTGAAAACGGAGCTTCGGGCTATGTCATTAAAAATGCCATGCCCGAAGAGATCCTGTTGGGTATCCAGACCGTTGCAGACGACAAGACCTTCTTGTGCGAGGAGATCGACTGCCTGATGAGCAAAAGATCCCTTGAGCAGATCTGGCTGACCCCGCGTGAGAGAGCACTACTGAGACTTATCGTGGATGGATATACCAATCCCGAGATTGCGGAAAAGATGTTTCTCTCCGTGGAAACCATCAACAATTACCGCAAGAAGCTCCTGTGCAAGCTCAACGCCCGCAATACGGCGGTTCTGGTACGTGTAGCGCTGGAGCGGAAACTGGTGTGA
- a CDS encoding tetratricopeptide repeat-containing sensor histidine kinase, giving the protein MGTFIRSRGLIVLFLGLFMRSLCGTAQSLDSLENLLSGNSLSSEEYLTVCDDLSWGYLDHDFGKSRQYALLGIERAKSDKNPLMEARLYRNLGVAYYMNSQMDTALAYLNRSLEKAVHLNDEQLEAAVYSAIGNLHNVSGDYKEALTYYLKALPIFERYNNKDRIRSLLGNIATLYFSLINLNQAEKYYMELEKASEEANDLYNIGRAYEGFSKIALKRNDFRSSLEYSEKAAEIFHKGGYKSSEAIALQGIAMVYYLDFKDYAKAKEYALKALKLTQEIGYGADIVGSLNILSNIYFNEKDYVNCLNSAREAIATDTTDANVTTNLYANMVRAGIFLNNHQETLEYFDKYRRLIDIRSSTEFERAMAELEKKYQTEKKELRIRNLEKEKRLHFIIYLVSTFGLFLFLLVLYLRTKTIKANEELNRQKIIQLEQEKQLIAAQAVMSGETAERTRLARDLHDGLGGMLSAVKLNLFDMKQNVIIEEEDVARFNKVMEMLDASIRELRRVAHNMMPETLSRYGLKSALNDFCNNFRNVKFHYFGTEQRLEKKIETVIHRAATELINNALKHSGAETVNVQLVCGPDLISLNVQDDGKGFDTAAETSGAGLDNIRTRVAAVNGSMNIHSAPGEGTEVDVEIKIL; this is encoded by the coding sequence ATGGGGACTTTCATTAGGAGTAGAGGCTTGATCGTCCTGTTTCTCGGGTTGTTCATGCGATCTCTCTGCGGAACAGCCCAGAGTCTGGATAGCCTAGAGAACCTGTTGAGTGGAAACAGCCTCTCGTCGGAGGAGTACCTGACGGTATGCGATGATTTGAGTTGGGGTTATCTCGACCACGATTTCGGAAAATCAAGACAGTATGCCCTGTTGGGTATCGAGCGGGCAAAATCGGACAAGAATCCGCTCATGGAGGCAAGACTTTACCGGAATCTGGGTGTGGCCTACTACATGAACAGCCAGATGGATACGGCCCTGGCATACCTGAACCGGTCGCTCGAGAAAGCGGTCCACCTCAATGATGAGCAGCTGGAGGCTGCTGTTTACAGTGCCATCGGTAACCTGCACAATGTGTCGGGTGATTACAAAGAGGCACTGACCTATTACCTGAAGGCACTCCCCATATTCGAGAGGTACAATAACAAGGACCGGATCCGGTCGCTACTTGGAAACATTGCAACCCTTTACTTCAGCCTGATCAATCTGAACCAGGCCGAGAAGTATTATATGGAACTCGAAAAGGCGAGCGAGGAGGCCAACGATCTATACAATATAGGTCGTGCATATGAGGGATTCAGCAAGATTGCGCTGAAGCGGAATGATTTTAGGTCTTCGCTGGAATATTCGGAAAAGGCGGCCGAAATATTTCACAAGGGAGGTTACAAGTCATCGGAGGCGATTGCACTTCAAGGGATAGCCATGGTCTACTACCTCGATTTCAAGGATTATGCCAAGGCGAAGGAGTATGCGCTGAAAGCGTTGAAGTTGACACAGGAGATCGGTTACGGTGCCGATATTGTCGGTTCGTTGAATATCTTGTCGAATATCTATTTTAACGAAAAAGATTATGTAAACTGTTTGAATTCGGCACGGGAGGCGATAGCCACCGACACTACGGATGCCAACGTGACCACCAATCTTTATGCAAACATGGTTCGGGCCGGCATATTTCTGAACAATCACCAGGAGACGCTGGAGTATTTCGACAAGTACCGCAGGCTCATCGATATCCGCTCTTCGACAGAGTTCGAACGGGCGATGGCTGAATTGGAGAAAAAGTATCAAACCGAAAAGAAGGAGCTCCGCATACGGAACCTGGAGAAGGAGAAGCGGCTCCATTTTATTATCTATCTGGTGAGTACTTTTGGTCTTTTTCTCTTCCTGCTGGTACTCTATTTGCGTACCAAGACGATAAAGGCCAACGAGGAGTTGAACCGGCAGAAGATTATTCAACTGGAACAGGAGAAGCAGCTCATTGCGGCCCAGGCTGTGATGAGTGGTGAGACTGCCGAGCGCACACGACTTGCCCGTGACCTTCACGATGGCCTGGGTGGAATGCTCTCGGCTGTGAAATTAAACCTATTTGATATGAAACAGAATGTAATCATTGAAGAGGAGGATGTGGCACGGTTCAATAAGGTGATGGAGATGTTGGACGCTTCGATCAGGGAACTTCGGCGTGTGGCACACAACATGATGCCCGAAACACTTTCCCGTTACGGTTTGAAGAGTGCCCTGAACGATTTCTGCAATAACTTCAGAAATGTGAAGTTCCATTACTTTGGAACAGAGCAACGGCTTGAAAAGAAGATAGAGACGGTGATTCACCGTGCTGCGACGGAGTTGATAAACAACGCATTGAAACATTCCGGTGCTGAAACTGTCAATGTCCAGTTGGTGTGCGGACCCGACCTGATTTCGCTCAACGTCCAGGACGACGGCAAGGGATTTGATACTGCTGCCGAAACATCCGGGGCGGGGCTGGACAATATCCGTACTCGTGTGGCCGCAGTAAACGGCTCCATGAATATCCACTCTGCACCGGGTGAAGGAACCGAAGTGGATGTGGAAATAAAGATCTTGTAA
- a CDS encoding Yip1 family protein, whose translation MEIISKVKNILLNPKTEWEVISEKNDTHSKVLVSYLIPLALIPAIAGFIGFGLFRFNLMGLHSSFIGLGIRHAVTSLVSTLGGAYLSAWIIANLADKFGSTNNFDRSFSLVAYSYTPMCVAGILLLLPNLSVVAALCGLYGLYLLYLGLVPMMSTPEEKKSTYFIVSLLCVIVVSAILSTVMGALILSTSGLIF comes from the coding sequence ATGGAAATCATAAGCAAAGTAAAAAACATTTTGTTGAATCCCAAAACAGAATGGGAAGTAATATCGGAGAAAAACGACACACACTCAAAAGTATTGGTCTCCTACCTGATCCCCCTGGCACTTATCCCGGCCATTGCGGGATTCATTGGATTCGGACTCTTCAGATTCAACCTGATGGGTCTTCACTCGAGTTTTATCGGATTGGGCATCCGGCACGCGGTAACATCGCTCGTCTCCACATTGGGCGGAGCTTACCTATCGGCCTGGATCATCGCTAACCTTGCCGATAAATTTGGTTCTACGAACAATTTCGACAGGTCATTCTCACTGGTAGCCTATTCCTACACGCCAATGTGCGTGGCCGGGATACTCCTGCTGCTACCCAACCTGTCGGTTGTTGCGGCATTGTGCGGACTTTACGGTCTATACCTGCTTTATCTGGGCCTTGTACCCATGATGAGTACGCCGGAAGAGAAAAAGAGCACCTATTTCATCGTGAGCCTGCTCTGTGTGATAGTGGTCTCGGCCATCCTCTCCACAGTCATGGGCGCATTGATCCTTTCAACTTCAGGACTCATTTTTTAA
- a CDS encoding OmpA family protein: MKKIIILLSFCLLFIAGADAQSWLNKLGNAAKEAAKNTVERRVEQKAEEVTEKTLNKAEESVTRREVTEEEADMEEEASREETTGKARQTASQKLVSTSQYDFVPGDKILYFEDFSQDAIGDFPALWTTDGSGEVKTVNIAPGKWFHLNGDNACYCYTRQIDFPDNFIVEFDIIPDEEFGHGIQFTLYQDEEGKPKEMNDGLFPGVAGLHIVASHDRWETNGYKDSEDWITGSATRNPVIREQENHVIIWIQKRRVRIYHQNAKVLDMPTNIYPDVKFNRIRFSGWDRHSAPLVSNIKITTASPDTRSKLITEGRLITYGITFDVNKAEVKAESFGTLKNIAEVLKENESVRVKIVGHTDSDGDDAKNLELSQRRAESVKNELVTRFGIDASRMETDGAGETSPVAPNDTPVNKALNRRVEFVKL; this comes from the coding sequence ATGAAAAAGATCATTATCCTTTTAAGTTTTTGCCTGCTGTTCATTGCCGGGGCAGATGCGCAAAGTTGGCTGAACAAGCTGGGCAACGCGGCAAAAGAGGCTGCAAAGAATACAGTAGAGCGACGTGTGGAACAGAAAGCGGAAGAGGTGACCGAAAAAACGCTGAATAAAGCCGAGGAGTCAGTGACAAGAAGAGAGGTAACAGAGGAAGAGGCTGACATGGAGGAGGAAGCGAGCCGGGAGGAGACGACCGGGAAGGCAAGGCAGACAGCCTCGCAAAAGCTGGTCAGCACCAGCCAGTACGACTTCGTCCCGGGCGACAAGATCCTCTATTTCGAGGATTTCTCGCAGGACGCCATTGGTGATTTTCCGGCACTGTGGACGACAGACGGCAGTGGTGAAGTGAAGACGGTCAATATCGCTCCGGGAAAGTGGTTTCACTTGAACGGGGATAATGCCTGCTACTGTTACACCCGTCAGATCGATTTTCCCGACAATTTCATCGTGGAGTTCGACATCATTCCCGATGAGGAGTTTGGTCATGGAATCCAGTTCACGCTCTACCAGGATGAAGAGGGAAAACCGAAGGAGATGAACGATGGTCTATTTCCCGGTGTGGCGGGACTACACATCGTTGCCAGTCACGACCGGTGGGAGACGAATGGCTACAAGGATTCGGAGGATTGGATTACAGGCAGTGCAACCCGGAATCCGGTGATCCGCGAGCAGGAGAACCATGTAATCATCTGGATACAGAAACGGCGGGTACGTATCTATCACCAGAATGCAAAGGTACTGGACATGCCGACCAATATCTATCCCGACGTGAAGTTCAACCGTATCCGCTTCTCGGGATGGGACCGCCACAGCGCCCCTCTCGTGTCGAATATCAAGATCACCACGGCGTCGCCCGACACCCGCAGCAAGCTGATCACCGAAGGGAGACTGATTACCTACGGCATCACATTCGATGTGAACAAGGCCGAGGTGAAAGCCGAATCGTTCGGCACCCTGAAAAACATTGCCGAAGTACTGAAGGAGAATGAATCGGTAAGGGTAAAGATTGTGGGTCATACCGACAGTGATGGCGATGATGCCAAAAATCTGGAACTCTCTCAACGTCGTGCAGAATCGGTAAAGAATGAACTGGTAACCCGGTTCGGTATCGATGCATCTCGCATGGAGACCGATGGAGCGGGTGAAACCTCTCCCGTGGCACCTAATGATACTCCGGTCAACAAAGCGTTGAATCGCAGGGTAGAGTTTGTGAAACTGTAA